In Arcobacter ellisii, a genomic segment contains:
- a CDS encoding cryptochrome/photolyase family protein: MKTFILYPNQLFKNLSNFVNKKVLLIEEPLFFTQYDFHIQKLILHRASMKFYESYLKQNSILVEYFEDESYLEIYKNEEVFVYELFDNYLEKKVYKNFSNITTIKNPNFINPKDKNKFLHKFYINRRKELDIFMQNGKPLFDKYSFDEDNRKKLPKEIKIPPTLAFENEFVKEALIYCKKFKSVGSCENFYYPTTFDEASLQLDYFLKEKFENFGSFQDAITKDLKQNFLFHSNISSSLNIGLIDLNELIEKIVNFDAPYNAKEGFIRQIIGWREFMLRVYEDDGILLRNSNFFEFKNSIPNKILEAQTGIKILDDVIKKLEFTAYNHHIERLMILGNIFLLLEIKPNDVYEFFMKNYIDAYDWVMVGNVYGMSGFSDGGSITTKPYIASSNYLLKMSDYDKKEEWCKIIDALYWRFLYKYSFKFDKNPRMKMQIALLNKIPKKKLETHLKIANEFLEKLFITD; encoded by the coding sequence ATGAAAACATTTATCCTTTATCCAAATCAATTATTTAAAAACCTATCAAACTTTGTAAATAAAAAAGTGCTTTTAATAGAAGAACCACTATTTTTTACTCAATATGATTTTCATATTCAAAAGCTTATTCTTCATAGAGCTAGTATGAAGTTTTATGAGAGTTATTTGAAACAAAACAGTATTTTAGTTGAGTATTTTGAAGATGAAAGTTATCTTGAGATTTATAAAAATGAAGAAGTTTTTGTGTATGAACTTTTTGATAATTATTTAGAAAAAAAAGTTTATAAAAACTTTTCAAACATCACAACAATCAAAAATCCAAACTTCATAAACCCAAAAGATAAAAATAAGTTTTTGCATAAGTTTTATATAAATAGAAGAAAAGAGTTAGATATTTTTATGCAAAATGGAAAACCTCTTTTTGATAAATACAGCTTTGATGAAGATAACAGAAAAAAACTTCCAAAAGAGATAAAAATTCCCCCTACTTTAGCTTTTGAAAATGAGTTTGTAAAAGAAGCTTTGATTTACTGCAAAAAGTTTAAAAGTGTAGGTAGTTGTGAAAATTTTTATTATCCTACAACTTTTGATGAAGCTTCTTTACAACTGGATTATTTTCTAAAAGAGAAATTTGAGAATTTTGGCTCTTTTCAAGATGCAATTACAAAAGATTTAAAACAAAACTTTTTATTTCACTCAAATATTTCAAGTAGTTTAAATATTGGTTTGATTGACTTAAATGAATTAATAGAAAAAATAGTAAATTTTGATGCTCCATACAATGCAAAAGAAGGTTTCATACGGCAAATCATAGGTTGGAGGGAATTTATGCTTCGAGTTTATGAAGATGATGGAATACTCTTGCGAAACTCAAATTTTTTTGAGTTTAAAAACTCTATTCCAAATAAAATTTTAGAAGCTCAAACTGGCATAAAAATCCTAGATGATGTCATAAAAAAACTAGAATTTACAGCTTATAATCACCATATAGAAAGGCTTATGATTTTAGGAAATATCTTTTTATTACTTGAAATAAAACCAAATGATGTTTATGAGTTTTTTATGAAAAACTATATTGATGCTTACGATTGGGTGATGGTTGGAAATGTTTATGGAATGAGTGGTTTTAGTGATGGTGGAAGTATCACTACAAAACCTTATATAGCTAGTTCAAACTATCTTTTAAAGATGAGTGATTATGATAAAAAAGAAGAGTGGTGCAAGATTATAGATGCACTTTATTGGAGATTTTTATATAAATATTCTTTCAAGTTTGACAAAAATCCAAGAATGAAAATGCAAATAGCACTTTTAAACAAAATACCAAAAAAGAAACTAGAAACTCATCTAAAAATTGCAAATGAATTTTTAGAAAAACTTTTTATTACAGATTGA
- a CDS encoding EAL domain-containing protein, whose translation MACKCKDIFSISEKKSKIHFITQITELVIKSSNLLKTLGFESSKIDGIITIEEENPKLFFEENFDFFNINFNDLEKDEIKIFIENEDNQLSLGTIFFAKPLNRYLHFIEDKNFFDIIENSSLTAHFQPIINMQTNEIFAYEALTRGVLPNGELMYPDVLFSKSTRNDMNFTLDRMCRETALKTTAVKKIDAKVFINFIPTSIYDPEFCLASTVKWAKQLDFDPKNIVFEVVETQNVKDKEHLKTILNFYRDKGFLIALDDVGEGYSSLNMIIDIKPDIIKVDRNIIENIDTDTMKQSIYKALRTICVDNNIKILAEGVETPYELEKVKEIGVDYAQGYYFAKPSAEIIRVI comes from the coding sequence ATGGCTTGTAAATGCAAAGATATATTTTCTATAAGTGAGAAAAAAAGCAAAATTCACTTCATAACTCAAATAACAGAGTTAGTGATAAAATCTTCAAATCTTTTAAAAACTTTAGGTTTTGAAAGCTCAAAAATAGATGGAATAATAACTATTGAAGAAGAGAATCCAAAACTTTTTTTTGAAGAGAATTTTGACTTTTTTAATATAAATTTTAATGATTTGGAAAAAGATGAAATCAAAATTTTTATAGAAAATGAAGATAATCAACTCTCACTTGGAACTATATTTTTTGCAAAACCATTAAATAGATATTTACATTTTATAGAGGATAAAAACTTCTTTGATATTATCGAAAATAGCAGTTTAACTGCTCACTTTCAACCAATAATAAATATGCAAACAAATGAAATTTTTGCCTATGAAGCTTTGACAAGGGGAGTTTTGCCAAATGGTGAACTTATGTATCCTGATGTTTTATTTTCAAAATCAACACGAAATGATATGAACTTTACCCTTGATAGAATGTGTAGGGAAACAGCTTTAAAAACAACCGCCGTTAAAAAAATAGATGCAAAAGTTTTTATAAACTTTATTCCAACTTCTATTTATGACCCAGAATTTTGTCTGGCTTCCACTGTAAAATGGGCAAAACAGCTGGACTTTGACCCAAAAAATATAGTTTTTGAAGTCGTTGAAACACAAAATGTAAAAGATAAAGAACACTTAAAAACTATTTTAAATTTTTATAGAGATAAAGGTTTTTTAATTGCACTTGATGATGTAGGCGAGGGATACTCTTCACTTAATATGATTATTGATATAAAACCAGACATCATAAAAGTTGATAGAAATATAATAGAAAATATCGACACAGATACGATGAAACAATCTATTTATAAGGCTTTAAGAACAATCTGTGTTGATAATAATATCAAAATCTTAGCTGAAGGTGTTGAAACTCCTTATGAACTAGAAAAAGTAAAAGAGATAGGTGTAGATTATGCGCAAGGTTATTATTTTGCGAAACCTAGTGCTGAGATTATTAGGGTTATTTAA
- a CDS encoding DUF3833 domain-containing protein produces MKNLIFIFLTTILFTGCTGMKIEDFNNTKPEFIPQDYFNGKLRAYGIVKDRSGKITRTFKGTMIGSWDKNGIGTLDEYFVYNDGEEMKRVWTLKPTGDKKFIATANDIIGESPMIANGNTVMLDYVMRTPYKDSTIDLSVQDWLHLQDDGVIINHSKLKKFGFIVGEIVITIIKD; encoded by the coding sequence ATGAAAAATTTAATATTTATTTTTTTAACAACAATTTTATTTACAGGATGTACGGGTATGAAAATAGAAGATTTTAACAACACAAAACCAGAGTTTATTCCACAAGATTATTTTAATGGAAAACTAAGAGCCTATGGTATCGTAAAAGATAGAAGTGGAAAAATAACAAGAACATTCAAAGGAACAATGATAGGTTCTTGGGATAAAAACGGTATTGGAACACTTGATGAGTATTTTGTTTATAACGATGGTGAAGAGATGAAAAGAGTTTGGACTCTAAAACCAACAGGAGATAAAAAGTTTATAGCAACTGCAAATGATATTATTGGTGAAAGTCCAATGATTGCAAATGGAAATACTGTTATGCTTGATTATGTTATGAGAACTCCTTATAAAGATTCTACTATTGATTTGAGTGTTCAAGATTGGTTACATTTACAAGATGATGGTGTTATTATAAATCACTCTAAACTAAAAAAATTTGGTTTTATTGTGGGCGAAATTGTAATTACGATAATCAAGGATTAA
- a CDS encoding SAM-dependent methyltransferase: MQKLWNKFGDNFFSKIKKGTLEVVYKDGTIKLYGEKNVAEKITLEIYNNRFFSRTLLYGDIGFCESFIDKDFETSNLTKLLELALLNAQYLGTTSENEKNKLINLMPIFNKIKHSLRKNSKTNARKNISAHYDLSNDFYKLMLDETMMYSSAVFSHKNQNLYDAQKNKLEKLSSKLNLKEGSKVLEIGSGWGAMALHLANDKGCEVTTVTLSVEQKKLCENRFKEHNVEDKIDILLKDYRDLNGKFDAIIAVEMFEAVGKEYFHIFFKKCQELLKPNGVLVLQVITMPDQRYKAYSKGTDFIQKYIFPGGHLPSISKILEVTSKHTRLNLNHLEEFTEDYAKTLNIWHENFEKKLEEVKKLGFDEYFIRMWKMYLNYCEAAFLTRNINLHQLVFTRDQNIDLNKGLIA; this comes from the coding sequence ATGCAAAAATTATGGAATAAATTTGGAGATAACTTCTTTTCAAAAATAAAAAAAGGAACACTTGAAGTAGTTTATAAAGATGGAACTATCAAACTTTATGGAGAAAAAAATGTTGCAGAAAAAATCACTTTAGAAATATATAATAATAGATTTTTTAGTAGAACCCTACTTTATGGTGATATTGGTTTTTGTGAAAGTTTTATAGATAAAGATTTTGAAACTTCAAATCTTACAAAACTATTAGAATTAGCACTTTTAAATGCACAATATCTTGGAACTACAAGTGAAAATGAAAAAAATAAACTAATAAATCTAATGCCAATTTTTAATAAAATAAAACATAGTTTACGAAAAAACTCAAAAACAAATGCAAGAAAAAATATCTCAGCACATTACGATTTATCAAATGATTTTTATAAACTAATGCTTGATGAAACGATGATGTATTCAAGTGCTGTATTTTCACACAAAAACCAAAATTTATATGATGCACAAAAAAACAAGTTAGAAAAACTCTCATCAAAACTAAACCTAAAAGAGGGTTCAAAAGTTTTAGAAATTGGTTCAGGTTGGGGAGCTATGGCACTTCATTTGGCAAATGATAAAGGTTGTGAGGTTACAACTGTAACTTTAAGTGTTGAGCAAAAAAAGCTTTGCGAGAATAGATTTAAAGAGCATAATGTAGAAGATAAAATCGATATTTTATTAAAAGATTATAGAGATTTAAACGGAAAATTTGATGCAATAATTGCTGTTGAGATGTTTGAAGCTGTTGGAAAAGAGTATTTTCATATCTTCTTTAAAAAGTGCCAAGAGTTACTAAAACCAAATGGAGTTTTAGTTCTACAAGTAATCACAATGCCAGACCAAAGATATAAAGCTTACTCAAAAGGGACTGATTTTATACAAAAATATATTTTCCCAGGAGGTCATCTTCCAAGTATCTCTAAAATACTTGAAGTGACATCAAAACACACACGACTAAATCTAAATCATCTTGAAGAGTTTACAGAAGATTATGCAAAGACTTTGAATATTTGGCATGAAAATTTTGAAAAAAAATTAGAAGAAGTTAAAAAGTTAGGTTTTGATGAATATTTTATACGAATGTGGAAAATGTATCTAAACTATTGTGAAGCTGCATTTTTAACAAGAAATATAAATCTTCATCAATTGGTTTTTACAAGAGATCAAAATATAGATTTAAACAAAGGATTAATCGCATGA
- a CDS encoding DUF1365 domain-containing protein translates to MQSLSNHNIFEGTIYHKRFLPKKHDFKYNFYLLDIDVFDLKSLENRIFSINKLNFMSLQSFDHFGKTTDFMKNIEELLKKFDLKTTTKMRFLTLPRVLNFVFNPISVLVLFDEENLPTHILAEVHNYNNGRVVYPVKLEKRDNSYFGVVKKDMYVSPFFQCEGVYEFELKYDENKLFIKIDLYEDKQHKLTAIFNSKAKPYTFKNILKIFFRYMFSTFLVVSRTYYHALRLYLKGLKIYFPRESDKIRRY, encoded by the coding sequence ATGCAAAGTTTATCAAATCACAATATTTTTGAAGGAACTATTTATCATAAAAGATTTCTTCCTAAAAAGCATGATTTTAAATATAACTTTTATCTGCTTGATATTGATGTATTTGATTTAAAAAGTTTAGAAAACAGAATTTTTTCTATAAATAAATTAAATTTTATGAGTCTACAAAGTTTTGACCACTTTGGAAAAACTACTGATTTTATGAAAAATATAGAGGAGCTTTTAAAAAAATTTGATTTAAAAACTACTACAAAAATGAGATTTTTAACACTTCCAAGAGTTTTAAACTTTGTTTTTAATCCTATTAGTGTTTTGGTTTTATTTGATGAAGAAAACCTTCCAACTCATATTTTAGCTGAAGTTCATAACTACAACAATGGTCGTGTTGTTTATCCTGTAAAACTTGAAAAAAGAGACAATTCATATTTTGGAGTTGTAAAAAAAGATATGTATGTTTCGCCTTTTTTTCAATGTGAGGGAGTTTATGAATTTGAGCTAAAGTATGATGAAAACAAATTATTTATAAAAATAGATTTATACGAAGATAAACAACATAAATTAACAGCGATTTTTAACTCAAAAGCAAAGCCCTACACTTTTAAAAATATACTAAAAATATTTTTTAGATATATGTTCAGCACTTTTTTAGTGGTTTCTCGAACATATTATCACGCTCTTAGGCTTTATTTAAAAGGGTTAAAAATCTATTTTCCAAGAGAAAGTGACAAAATAAGGAGGTATTAA
- a CDS encoding NAD(P)/FAD-dependent oxidoreductase, whose amino-acid sequence MKIAVLGAGISGLGSAYILSKKHEVDLYEKEDRLGGHARTSMVQDEDKVFGVDTGFLVFNHPTYPLLTKLFKELDVKIENSDMSFAFWDKDINRAYNGSSLKGMFAQKRNLFSLTHYKMIKDILDFNKKANQDLKECNSNLDKTLGEYIKDYSNAFKQRYLLPMGAAIWSTPSDEMNNFPARTFLTFFKNHGLLGVSTHHQWLTVSNGSINYVNKIKNEISGKIFVNSDVIKVQREENGIFLIHRNGTKSFYDKVILAMHAPQALEILENPTPKEIEILSAFKYKENSAVLHNDNNILYPNRKMYAAWNYTSSNKQNKLVTLSYWINTLQNLKTKKDYFVSLNETQNINNVIEKISYEHPQFDSTAIKMQSRKDEICGHNNTYFAGAYWRYGFHEDGLLSATKVASKLGCEF is encoded by the coding sequence ATGAAAATAGCAGTTTTAGGAGCTGGAATTAGTGGACTTGGAAGTGCCTATATTTTAAGCAAAAAACATGAAGTTGATTTATACGAAAAAGAGGATAGATTAGGAGGTCATGCTAGAACTTCAATGGTTCAAGATGAGGATAAAGTCTTTGGCGTTGATACTGGTTTTTTAGTTTTTAATCATCCTACTTATCCACTTTTAACAAAACTATTTAAAGAGTTAGATGTAAAAATAGAAAACTCAGATATGAGTTTTGCTTTTTGGGACAAAGATATAAACAGAGCTTACAATGGCTCATCACTAAAAGGAATGTTTGCTCAAAAAAGAAATCTTTTTTCACTTACTCACTATAAAATGATAAAAGATATTTTAGATTTTAATAAAAAAGCAAATCAAGATTTAAAAGAGTGTAATTCAAATTTAGACAAAACTTTGGGCGAATACATAAAAGATTATTCAAATGCTTTCAAACAAAGATATTTACTTCCAATGGGTGCTGCTATTTGGTCAACTCCAAGTGATGAGATGAATAATTTTCCAGCAAGAACATTTTTGACATTTTTTAAAAACCATGGACTTTTAGGAGTTTCAACTCATCATCAATGGCTAACTGTTAGTAATGGAAGCATAAATTATGTAAATAAAATAAAAAATGAAATCTCTGGAAAAATATTTGTAAACTCTGATGTGATAAAAGTTCAAAGGGAAGAAAATGGCATTTTTCTAATCCATAGAAATGGAACTAAATCATTTTATGACAAAGTTATATTAGCTATGCACGCACCACAAGCTTTAGAGATTTTAGAAAATCCAACACCAAAAGAAATTGAGATTTTAAGTGCGTTTAAATACAAAGAAAATAGCGCTGTTTTACATAATGACAATAATATTTTATATCCAAATAGAAAAATGTATGCAGCTTGGAACTATACAAGTTCAAACAAACAAAATAAGCTTGTAACACTTAGTTATTGGATAAATACTCTACAAAATCTAAAAACAAAAAAAGATTATTTTGTATCATTAAATGAAACACAAAATATAAATAATGTGATTGAAAAAATCTCTTATGAACACCCTCAATTTGACTCAACAGCAATAAAAATGCAAAGTAGAAAAGATGAAATTTGTGGACATAATAACACTTATTTTGCAGGAGCTTATTGGAGATATGGTTTCCATGAAGATGGACTTTTAAGTGCTACAAAAGTGGCTTCAAAACTTGGATGCGAGTTCTAA
- a CDS encoding lipocalin family protein, with amino-acid sequence MKFLFLTIFFSSSIFANTLVDIKKFSGLWYEIARIENSFQTSCVASSVEYKLQSDNTYDVYNRCFENELDGKLIEYNGFAKLENNQLFMRYFFVFRTSYKIEYLNDYKTAVVSNDDYSNLWIMSRTPNIDKNELEKILNDLKNKMDISKLVFTKLDPKGRYK; translated from the coding sequence GTGAAATTTTTATTCTTAACAATATTTTTTTCTTCATCAATCTTTGCAAATACTCTTGTTGATATTAAAAAATTTTCTGGACTTTGGTATGAAATTGCAAGAATTGAAAATAGTTTTCAAACCTCTTGTGTGGCTTCAAGTGTAGAATACAAACTTCAAAGTGATAATACTTATGATGTTTATAACAGATGTTTTGAAAATGAATTAGATGGAAAACTAATAGAATACAATGGTTTTGCAAAACTAGAAAATAACCAACTTTTTATGAGATATTTTTTCGTTTTTAGAACTTCATATAAAATCGAATATCTAAATGATTATAAAACTGCAGTTGTTTCAAATGATGATTATTCAAATCTTTGGATTATGAGTAGAACACCCAACATAGATAAAAATGAGTTAGAAAAAATTCTAAATGATTTAAAAAACAAAATGGATATTTCAAAATTAGTTTTTACAAAACTTGACCCAAAAGGAAGATACAAATGA
- a CDS encoding MFS transporter, translating to MNNNNLKSKEILLYGILGIPIAFLGFPLYIYLPTFYVENIGLGVGIVGAILLVARLLDMIVDPFIGRFCDIYSKKFNIIFISSIFLVFGLFFLIKPIFYSSLWLFLFSILTYISYSFVLIPYLSLNSILSNNEQENTKLAFSREIFIIVGVLISLLIPYIFLVSNDSKKSLELLLYTILIIFPIFLLLFFTKLKHLEKKEELLRNENFFKSLKTFFINFPHHKKLFFAFLLNNLANALPATLFLFFVKYVLVLEEKTGLFLIIYFLSAIITFPIWIKLSTKISKKSTWILSIIIAISAFSFVPFLSEGDFFYFVIICVITGMCLGADMALPSSIQTDVTQETKKQNQDLTGVLFGFWAMITKLSLSLAVAISFISLEFTNFETSNINQTSIYAIIFLYSIMPIIFKIFSIILLLKYKVTK from the coding sequence ATGAATAATAATAACCTAAAAAGCAAAGAAATTCTTTTATATGGAATATTGGGAATTCCTATTGCTTTTTTGGGTTTTCCTTTATATATTTATTTACCAACTTTTTATGTTGAAAATATTGGTTTAGGTGTTGGAATTGTTGGAGCTATTTTATTAGTTGCAAGATTACTTGATATGATTGTTGACCCGTTTATTGGGAGATTTTGTGATATTTATAGCAAAAAATTTAATATTATTTTCATCTCTTCTATCTTTTTAGTTTTTGGACTATTTTTTTTAATAAAACCTATTTTTTACAGTTCTCTTTGGTTATTTTTATTTTCTATTCTTACATATATCTCTTATAGTTTTGTTTTAATTCCTTATCTTAGTTTAAACTCAATTTTAAGTAATAATGAACAAGAGAATACAAAACTTGCTTTTTCAAGGGAGATTTTTATAATAGTTGGAGTTCTAATCTCTTTATTAATTCCTTATATTTTTTTAGTTTCAAATGATTCAAAAAAGAGTTTAGAACTTTTACTTTATACAATTTTGATTATTTTTCCTATTTTTTTACTTCTATTTTTTACAAAACTAAAACACTTGGAAAAAAAAGAGGAGCTTTTAAGAAATGAAAACTTCTTCAAATCCTTAAAAACATTTTTTATAAATTTCCCACATCACAAAAAACTATTTTTTGCTTTTTTATTAAACAATCTAGCAAATGCACTTCCTGCAACTCTATTTCTGTTTTTTGTAAAATATGTGTTAGTTTTAGAAGAAAAAACTGGACTTTTTTTAATAATCTATTTTTTAAGTGCAATTATTACTTTTCCTATTTGGATAAAACTCTCAACTAAAATCTCAAAAAAATCTACTTGGATTTTGTCAATAATTATTGCAATTAGTGCTTTTAGTTTTGTGCCTTTTTTAAGTGAAGGTGATTTTTTCTATTTTGTTATTATTTGTGTTATAACTGGAATGTGTTTGGGAGCTGATATGGCATTACCCTCTTCTATTCAAACTGATGTAACTCAAGAAACAAAAAAACAAAATCAAGATTTAACAGGAGTTTTATTTGGTTTTTGGGCAATGATTACAAAACTCTCTTTATCTTTGGCAGTTGCAATTTCTTTTATAAGTTTAGAATTTACAAATTTTGAAACTTCAAATATAAATCAAACTTCAATTTATGCAATCATTTTTTTATATTCAATAATGCCCATAATCTTCAAAATATTTTCTATTATTTTATTACTAAAATATAAAGTGACAAAATAA
- a CDS encoding SDR family NAD(P)-dependent oxidoreductase — MEKRVWIIGASSGIGLELVKLWLQNNYLVIASSRNIENSNELLNLKSTYMDNLQLLNIDVLDNENVIKSVDRVFNIFNGLDICFYNAGVYESMTYEQWNISNFESMIDINYLGVLRVLKPLISYLEKQNNKSTIVLNASLASCFGLPYGGAYSASKAALVNLAQSLQPELQRKNIYVQIINHGFVKTRLTAKNDFEMPQLMQVDYAAKKIFEGLNKPYRFEISFPFLLSSFLKLLSFLPYSWSFSITKRFLK, encoded by the coding sequence ATGGAAAAAAGAGTTTGGATTATTGGCGCTAGTAGCGGAATTGGTTTAGAGTTAGTAAAATTGTGGTTACAAAATAATTATTTAGTAATTGCAAGTTCAAGAAATATAGAAAATTCAAATGAGTTATTAAATCTAAAATCAACGTACATGGATAATCTACAACTTTTAAATATTGATGTTTTAGATAACGAAAATGTTATCAAAAGTGTGGATAGAGTATTTAATATTTTTAATGGTTTAGATATCTGTTTTTACAATGCAGGAGTCTATGAATCAATGACTTACGAGCAATGGAATATTTCAAACTTTGAATCCATGATTGACATTAATTATTTAGGTGTTTTAAGAGTTTTAAAACCACTTATTTCTTATTTGGAAAAACAAAATAACAAATCAACAATTGTTCTAAATGCAAGTTTAGCAAGTTGTTTTGGGTTACCTTATGGTGGAGCTTATAGTGCTTCAAAAGCTGCATTAGTTAATCTTGCCCAATCTTTACAGCCAGAGTTACAAAGAAAAAATATTTATGTGCAGATTATAAATCATGGTTTTGTAAAAACAAGACTAACAGCTAAAAATGATTTTGAAATGCCACAATTAATGCAAGTTGATTATGCAGCTAAAAAGATATTTGAAGGATTAAACAAGCCTTATAGATTTGAGATATCGTTTCCTTTTTTACTCTCAAGTTTTTTAAAATTGCTTAGCTTTTTACCATATAGTTGGAGTTTTTCAATAACAAAAAGATTTTTAAAATGA
- a CDS encoding metal-sulfur cluster assembly factor — protein sequence MSKIFDLEKIKEKVIENLKKVYDPEIPADIYNLGLIYEIKFEEKENYLYCEIDMTLTSPACPVADSLLEQVKYVTLAVDEIDEVRVNLVFNPVWDPSMMSEDAREIMGASGAAIPFY from the coding sequence ATGAGTAAAATATTTGATTTAGAAAAAATAAAAGAAAAAGTAATAGAAAATTTAAAAAAAGTTTATGACCCTGAAATTCCAGCAGACATTTATAATCTTGGATTAATATATGAAATAAAATTTGAAGAAAAAGAGAACTATTTATATTGTGAAATTGATATGACATTAACAAGCCCAGCTTGTCCTGTTGCAGATTCTTTACTTGAACAAGTAAAATATGTGACACTTGCAGTTGATGAGATTGATGAAGTAAGAGTAAATTTAGTATTTAACCCTGTTTGGGATCCCTCAATGATGAGTGAAGATGCAAGAGAAATCATGGGAGCAAGTGGAGCAGCTATACCTTTTTATTAG